The following nucleotide sequence is from Pseudomonas sessilinigenes.
CCGGGTGCCCGGAATAGGTCAGGCCGTGGGCGAACACGCCACCCTCCTCCACCAGCACCTGGGCGATGCGCTTGCCCAGCACCAGGCCGCCCATGGGCACGTAGCCGCTGGTCAGGCCCTTGGCGATGGACAGGGTATCGGGCTCGAAGCCGAAGTGCTGGTGGGCGAACCACTGGCCGGTACGCCCGAACCCGCCGATCACCTCGTCGGCGCACAGCAGCACGTCGTACTGGCGGCAAATGCGCTGGATCTCTGGCCAGTAGCTTTGCGGCGGGAAGATCATGCCGCCAGCGCCCTGGAAGGGTTCGGCGATGAACCCGGCGACGTTCTCGGCCCCCAGTTCGAGGATCTTCTCCTCCAATTGCCGGGCGCAACGCAGGCCGAACTCGGCCGGGCTCAAGTTGCCCTCATGGGCGAACCAGTAGGGTTCGTCGATATGCGCGACATCCGGAATCAGCCCGCCCATTTCATGCATGAACTTCATGCCGCCCAGGGCCGTGGCCGCGAGTGTCGAGCCGTGATAGCCGTTCCAGCGGCCGATCATCACCTTCTTCTGCGGCTGGCCGAGGATCTGCCAGTAGCGGCGCACAGTGCGGATCAGCACCTCATTGGCCTCAGAACCGGAGTTGGTGTAGATGGCATGGCTGTAGTGCCCCGGCAACAGGCTGAACAGCAGTTCGGACAGCTCCACCACCGCCGGGTGGGTGGTGTGGAAGAACATGTTGTAGTACGGCAGTTGTTCGAGCTGGGCCGTGGCCGCGGCGGCCAGGTCCTTGCGGCCGTAGCCGAGGTTGGTGCACCACAGGCCGGACATGCCGTCCAGGTAGCGCTTGCCGTCGTTATCCCAGAGCTGCAAGCCTTCACCCCGGACGATCACTCGCGGACCTTCGGCATTCAGGGCCTTTTGGTCGAGGAACGCATGGATATGGTGCGCTGCGTCCAGATCCTGGTAGTCCCGGGTGCTGCGTTGCGGCTGGGGGGTATAAGCACTCATGGTCATTCTCCTGCGCTATGGGAAGGTTCATTGCAAGAACGTGGCGAAGCAGTGGAGGCGGCAGGCACCAAGGGCTCCGGGGTGAACAGCGGCTTGCGCATCACCCACTTGACCCAGAGCACGGCAATCAACGAGATCACCCCCAGAACCACACCGGCACTGCCGAAGATCCGCCCAGTCACCTCAGGTGACGGCGAGACGTGATAGATCGCAAACAGCATGCCGACGATGCCCACCACCTGGGGCCAGGGATAGAATGGCGAACGGAACGGCCGTGGTGCATCCGGGTAGCGTCGGCGCAAGGCAATCACATCGACATGCACGATGATGTAGGCCAACAGCCAGGCCACTGCAGCGGCCAGCAACAGCAGGCTGATGGAGTCCGGGTCCTGCCCCAGCACCAGGATCGGCAGACCGGTGATGGCGGCAATGAACAGCACCGCCACCCAGGGCGTTCGGGTACGCCGGCTCAGGCGCTTGAACTGAGGGAAGGCCTGGCCGTTCTGGGCCATGCCGTAGAGCATGCGAGGCAGCGCCGCCAGGGACGAGTTGACGGTGCTACAGGTGGCAGTGATCACCGCCCCCACCAGGAACAACTTGCCGGACTCGCCGAACACCGTGGTGGCGAACAGGAAATGCGGCAGCGGATCGCTCACCAGCTGGTCCCGGGGAATGCACAGCAAGGCGCCGAGGCAATACAGGGTGATGACCAGGAAGATCAGGCTCAGGCCGATGATCATCGAACGCGGGATATTGCGCTCCGCCCGCTTGGTCTCCTCCACCAGCGGGCAGACGAACTCGGCGCCGACGAAGCCCCAGATGGCCATCGCCGCCAGGGCCAGGGCGCCGATGCCCATGGGGTTCCAGCCCTGCTCCAGGGACAGTTGCACACTGGCCTGGGCGCTGCTGACCGCGCCTAGCCCCAGGGTCAGGAGAATCACCACCATCACCACCGCCAACACCGTCTGCAGCTTGGCGAAGACATCGATACCCAGCAGGTTGAGCGCGGTAAAGGTGCCCAGCACGCCATAGGCCACCAGCATCGGAGGCAACGCCCCCGGGTAGACCTTGCCGATGATCAGGTCCAGGAGCAGCAACTCGGCAGACAGCGCGAACATCGCCACCACCATGTAGCCGGAGAAGGTCGCGAGGATGGCCGGAAAGTGCCCGATGGCCACCTCGGTGTAGCTGCTCAGGCTACCGGCCCGAGGTACCAGCAGGGCCAGTTCGGAAAACGACATCGCATAGGTCAGGGCCAGCAGGTAGGCCAGCAGCAAGGGGATGAAGAAGCCCAACCCGGCCATCCCGGCCCCTTGCAACATCAACACCATGACCCCCTGGGACACCACCAGGCCCACGGCCACCGAAACCAGCGAGCCCAGCCCGAGAACCCGGCGCAACCCGCCACCGGCAGCAGGCGCTGCCGCTGTGTCCAAGACATTTGCACTCATGCCACACACTCCTTT
It contains:
- a CDS encoding aspartate aminotransferase family protein, producing MSAYTPQPQRSTRDYQDLDAAHHIHAFLDQKALNAEGPRVIVRGEGLQLWDNDGKRYLDGMSGLWCTNLGYGRKDLAAAATAQLEQLPYYNMFFHTTHPAVVELSELLFSLLPGHYSHAIYTNSGSEANEVLIRTVRRYWQILGQPQKKVMIGRWNGYHGSTLAATALGGMKFMHEMGGLIPDVAHIDEPYWFAHEGNLSPAEFGLRCARQLEEKILELGAENVAGFIAEPFQGAGGMIFPPQSYWPEIQRICRQYDVLLCADEVIGGFGRTGQWFAHQHFGFEPDTLSIAKGLTSGYVPMGGLVLGKRIAQVLVEEGGVFAHGLTYSGHPVAAAVAIANLKALRDEGVVDRVRDDTGPYLQQCLREVFGNHPLIGEIQGTGLVAALQLAKDKASRQRFANENDIAWRCRTLGFEEGVIIRSTLGRMIMAPALVATRTDIDELVDKTRRALERTAGEIDAGSLPAA
- a CDS encoding APC family permease produces the protein MSANVLDTAAAPAAGGGLRRVLGLGSLVSVAVGLVVSQGVMVLMLQGAGMAGLGFFIPLLLAYLLALTYAMSFSELALLVPRAGSLSSYTEVAIGHFPAILATFSGYMVVAMFALSAELLLLDLIIGKVYPGALPPMLVAYGVLGTFTALNLLGIDVFAKLQTVLAVVMVVILLTLGLGAVSSAQASVQLSLEQGWNPMGIGALALAAMAIWGFVGAEFVCPLVEETKRAERNIPRSMIIGLSLIFLVITLYCLGALLCIPRDQLVSDPLPHFLFATTVFGESGKLFLVGAVITATCSTVNSSLAALPRMLYGMAQNGQAFPQFKRLSRRTRTPWVAVLFIAAITGLPILVLGQDPDSISLLLLAAAVAWLLAYIIVHVDVIALRRRYPDAPRPFRSPFYPWPQVVGIVGMLFAIYHVSPSPEVTGRIFGSAGVVLGVISLIAVLWVKWVMRKPLFTPEPLVPAASTASPRSCNEPSHSAGE